The sequence below is a genomic window from Terriglobia bacterium.
TGAGCAGGATCGCGCCACCGTCCGAGCTGCCGTGATCGACGTCGAAACAGGCGATGACGGGCCTGCGGAGAAGATCAGGAAACAGCAAGCACTCTGTTGTGGTAGGCTGCGTCACGCGAAAGCCTCCTTTGTGGCGGAAAACGGTGTGGCAACTGCTTTCTACCACGCGGAGGCTTTTGTTTTGTCAGATTTCGTGAATATTCCGGGCTAACGGAGTGGAAGTCATGCTCCCGGAAAGCGATGAATACACGCCAACCCCTGCCATTTCCCACGCGATTCTCACGTACAACAGCGTGCGCAAGACGGGGCTCGCTGACGGTATCGTGATCACGCCCTCGCACAATCCTCCCCAGGACGGCGGGCTCAAATACAATCCTCCGAACGGAGGGCCGGCGGAATCCGTCGTCACCGACTGGATCGGATCGAAGGCGAACGAGTTTCTCGAGAATGGCCTGCGGAGGGTGAAGAGATATCCTTTCGAGAAAGCTCTGCACGCTTCCACGACGCACCGGCATAACTACCTGGACGCCTACATCAGGGATCTCGGCAATGTGATCGATCTGGATGCCATTCGCGGGGCGAAGATCAGCCTCGGCGTGGATCCGCTCGGCGGCGCCGGGGTCCACTACTGGGGTCCGATTGCCGAGCGGTACGGGTTGAACCTCACCGTCGTCAACCAGGAAGTCGATCCGACCTTCCGCTTCATGACGGTGGACTGGGACGGCCAGATCCGCATGGACCCATCCTCGCCCTGTGCGATGCAGAGCTTGATCGGCCTGAAGGACCGCTTCGAGATCGCCTTCGCCTGCGACACGGACCATGACCGGCACGGAATTGTCACCAAGAGCACGGGGCTGCTTCCACCGAATCACTACCTTGCGGTCGCCATCTTCTACCTCTTCCGACACCGGCCAAACTGGGGCGAGGGGGCGGCGGTGGGCAAGACGGTGGTGAGCAGCCAGATGATCGATCGCGTCACAGCGAAGCTTGGCCGGAAGCTCTACGAGGTGCCGGTCGGTTTCAAGTGGTTCGTCGATGGCCTACTCGACGGCTCGCTTGGCTTCGGCGGCGAAGAAAGCGCGGGTGCGTCGTTCGTCCGTCTGGATGGCAGTGTGTGGACGACGGACAAGGACGGAGTCGTCCCGGCTTTGCTTGCGGCGGAGATCACGGCGCGGATGGATCGCGATCCCGGCGAGATCTACCGCGAACTCACGCGCGAGTTCGGCGAGCCTGTTTACGACCGCGTCGACGCGACGGCTACGCCCGAGCAGAAGGAGATTCTGGAGGGACTCTCGGCGCAGCAGGTCCGGTCCACGGATCTGGCCGGGGAAAGAATTCAGGCCATCCTCACCCGCGCGCCAGGCAACGACGCTCCCATCGGCGGCTTGAAGGTGTTGGCGGAGAGCGGTTGGTTCGCGGCGCGTCCGTCCGGGACCGAGGAAATCTACAAGATCTATGCCGAGAGCTTCCGGGGAGCGGATCATCTGCGCCGCATCGTGGAGGAAGCGCAGGCGATCGTCGGCGATGCTCTGGCCGCGTCGGCTCCGAGGGAGAAGTCATGAGCAACATAACCCGCGTCAGCCACCCGATCTACAACCTCCTACCCACCGAAATCGAGGGGTTCGATTCTTTGGCGGAACTCGCCCTGGACATGCGCTGGTCGTGGAATCACGCTACGGACGAGGTGTGGCGACAGCTTGATCCCGACCTCTGGGCGATCACGAGCAACCCCTGGGTCGTCCTCCAGACCGTCTCCCGAGACCAGATCGAGCGCGTGCTGGCCGACCCCGCCTTCCGCAAGCACGTGGATGACCTGGTCAAGACTCATCGGCAATCGTCGCAGGCCTCCGCGTGGTTTCAGGAGAACCATCCGCGGACTTCCCTGACCTGCGTCGCCTATTTCAGCATGGAGTTCATGTTGAGCGAGGCCTTGCCCATCTACTCGGGCGGGCTTGGCAATGTGGCCGGCGATCAACTCAAGGCCGCCAGCGATCTGGGCGTGCCCGTGGTCGGCGTGGGGTTACTCTACCAGCAAGGCTATTTTCGCCAGGTGATCGACAAGGACGGAGTGCAACAGGCTCTCTTCCCGTATAACGACCCTGGGCAGCTGCCGATCACGCCTCTGCGCCACCCGAACGGGGAGTGGCTGCGGTTGGAGATCGTTTTGCCCGGATACTCGGTCTGGCTGCGCGCCTGGCAGGTCCAGGTCGGCAGAGTCAAGCTTTACCTGCTGGACAGCAATGACGCGGCGAACTTCCCCGCTCATCGAGGAATTACCAGCGAGCTGTATGGCGGCGGGCCGGAGCTGCGCCTCAAGCAGGAACTTCTCCTCGGAATCGGCGGATGGCGACTGCTCAGCGCGCTTGGGATCCAGCCGGAAATCTGTCATCTGAATGAAGGGCATGCGGCCTTTGCAGTGTTGGAACGCGCCCGCGGTTTCATGCAAGAAACCGCGCAGCCCTTCGAAGTCGCGCTGGCCGTCACTCGAGCGGGGAACCTTTTCACCACCCACACGGCAGTGGCTGCAGGCTTTGACCGCTTCGCTCCGGATCTCATCGAGCAATACCTCGGGCGGTACGCCGACGAAAAGCTCGGCATTACAGTCCACGATTTGCTGGCCCTGGGCCGCCAGAACTCAGACGACTCGTCGGAGAGTTTCAACATGGCCTATTTGGCAATCCGCGGAAGCGGGGCGGTCAACGGCGTGAGTCGCTTGCACGGGAAGGTGAGTCGGCACATCTTCGAGCTGCTCTTTCCGCACTGGCCAGAGGACGAAGTACCGGTCGGACACGTGACCAACGGAGTCCACATGCCCACCTGGGACTCGGCCCCGGCCGACGATCTTTGGACGGAAGCCTGCGGAAAGGACCGCTGGCTGGGGACCGCGACCACCCTGGAGCAGGACATTCGCCGTGTCTCCGATGCCAGGCTCTGGCAATTCCGTACCGCCGCCAGCAAGTCTCTCGTTGAATACGCCCGCGAACGATTGTCCCGGCAACTCATCTCCACAGGCGCCTCGCCCCAGGCAGTTGACGAGGCGAAACATCTTCTTGACCCCAACGCATTGACGCTGGG
It includes:
- a CDS encoding alpha-D-glucose phosphate-specific phosphoglucomutase, which encodes MFRANGVEVMLPESDEYTPTPAISHAILTYNSVRKTGLADGIVITPSHNPPQDGGLKYNPPNGGPAESVVTDWIGSKANEFLENGLRRVKRYPFEKALHASTTHRHNYLDAYIRDLGNVIDLDAIRGAKISLGVDPLGGAGVHYWGPIAERYGLNLTVVNQEVDPTFRFMTVDWDGQIRMDPSSPCAMQSLIGLKDRFEIAFACDTDHDRHGIVTKSTGLLPPNHYLAVAIFYLFRHRPNWGEGAAVGKTVVSSQMIDRVTAKLGRKLYEVPVGFKWFVDGLLDGSLGFGGEESAGASFVRLDGSVWTTDKDGVVPALLAAEITARMDRDPGEIYRELTREFGEPVYDRVDATATPEQKEILEGLSAQQVRSTDLAGERIQAILTRAPGNDAPIGGLKVLAESGWFAARPSGTEEIYKIYAESFRGADHLRRIVEEAQAIVGDALAASAPREKS
- the glgP gene encoding alpha-glucan family phosphorylase is translated as MSNITRVSHPIYNLLPTEIEGFDSLAELALDMRWSWNHATDEVWRQLDPDLWAITSNPWVVLQTVSRDQIERVLADPAFRKHVDDLVKTHRQSSQASAWFQENHPRTSLTCVAYFSMEFMLSEALPIYSGGLGNVAGDQLKAASDLGVPVVGVGLLYQQGYFRQVIDKDGVQQALFPYNDPGQLPITPLRHPNGEWLRLEIVLPGYSVWLRAWQVQVGRVKLYLLDSNDAANFPAHRGITSELYGGGPELRLKQELLLGIGGWRLLSALGIQPEICHLNEGHAAFAVLERARGFMQETAQPFEVALAVTRAGNLFTTHTAVAAGFDRFAPDLIEQYLGRYADEKLGITVHDLLALGRQNSDDSSESFNMAYLAIRGSGAVNGVSRLHGKVSRHIFELLFPHWPEDEVPVGHVTNGVHMPTWDSAPADDLWTEACGKDRWLGTATTLEQDIRRVSDARLWQFRTAASKSLVEYARERLSRQLISTGASPQAVDEAKHLLDPNALTLGFARRFATYKRPNLLLHNPARLLRLLADPERPVQLIIAGKAHPEDRAGQALIHEWTTFIRQPDTRAHIVFLSDYDMLLTEHLVQGVDVWINTPRRPWEASGTSGMKVLVNGGINLSELDGWWAEAYTPEVGWALGDGQEHGDDPAWDAEEADALYDLLEREVIPEFYARDANGIPTAWVRRMRESMARLTPRFCANRMVREYTEQHYLPAAAAYRLRLANKGAIGRQMVDWQRSLEQNWAKVHFGEVKVETRGEQHEFEVQVWLNDLDPNAVRVELCADGVMGRPPLRHEMMRGRQLAGASCGYVYSAAVSAVRAAADYTPRLVPHCDGVAIPLEDARILWQR